In Methanoregula formicica SMSP, the DNA window GTGACAAAAAAGTCCGGCTTCTTCATCATGACCGATGTTTTTGCGGATACTTCAGGATTGTTCACATCAAAAACCGTGATGTAGTAACGGGCGGTCTGCATCTTGTCAACGCCCTTTATCGACCCGGTATACCAGACGAGGCGCCATTTCCCGTCTTCTTTGACGATAACCGGGTTTCCGGTTCCCTCGGCCCCATCAAGATCGTAAATGGGGACACCATTTGCCGGCAGGCCCGGCCCGGTCAGCTTGATTGCGGTGGAATTCCCTGCCGGGGATACGCCGTCAAAGATGATCGTGTCGCCAATATAGTACCCGCCATTGCCCCAGTAGGCGATCGACATCGTCCCGGTTTCAGCCAGTGCCGGCGGTATGCAGAATATGACGGCGAGAAGGAAAACCAGCCGTGGAATCATACTCTTCAGGATAATCTCTCCCATAACGGTTCCTCAATTTATAAAGAATATCATTTTGTGACGGTATATCTCCTTTACGGTCATTGTTTGCCGGAGCAGGCCAAATCCGACGGATTCCGGGTTATCATATAACGAAACTATATCTATATTACCGGGTAACTGTTGGTACGAGGCAAAGAGGTAATGACCGACGTAGAATCAGCCAAAAAACATGGCGAAGAGGCATTGAAAACGAGGATCGCATCGATCCAGAAACCGTTCTCTTATGAGGAAACGGCCTACCACCTCCCGATATCGTACGCGCTGACCGGTGTCGCAGTCCACGATCGTGCAGCAGCGGAAGACGTTCTCAAAAAGACCGCGAATAACCCCATCGTTGCATCTGAATGCCTGCTGGCTGAACAGACCGCAGTTCAGGGAAAGGAACCCGCTCCCTATACCGGTTTCATCAGCGACACGGTAATCCGGAAGCTCGGTTATTCGCTCGTGGACGGAAGCATTCTTGGGCTTGCACTCATTGTCGGCACTCCTAAAGGAGAAGGAAGCGCCGCGGCCATCTGCCGCGAGCTGCAGGAAAAATACATGCTCACGTTCCTTGCCGGAAACGTTGTCCCGTCGCTGTCAGGAGCCGGCGTGAAGGTCGGTCTCGACTATCGCCTCATCCCCTTGGGCTCATCCCCGTTTTACGGCATTCACTTTGTGGACATCGTAGCCCGCGTTGCCATGATGTTTGGCGGGGTCACGCCCGGTGACATGCACCGCCTGCTGGCATACGCAGCCGAGCGTGCCAAGGCCATTGTCATTGTCTTCCCCGGCCTGACGGATGAAGAGATCGCCCTTGTCGACGGCATGCGGGTGCTGGGATTTCCCATCCTTTCCCTTGGCGGGTACGAGAATGCAACCTGGGTTCCGGCAACCCCGGGGGATGTGGTGCGCCAGGGAATGGAACTCAAGGGTATCAAGGTCAATGTCACGGCAATTCCCATCCCCATGAGCTGTTCACCGGCATTTGAGGGAAAGAGCATACGGAAAGAAGAGATGTACGTGGAGTTTGGCGGTGGCCGGTCGACCGCGTTTGAGCTTCTCCGAATGCGCGAGCCTTCCGAGATCGAAGATGGCAAGGTCACAGTCATCGGTCCGGAGATCGATGCTATGAAGGAGGGCTCAGCGAACCCGCTGGGGATCATCATCGAAGTCGCCGGAAAGGCGATGAAGAAGGACTACGAGCCGGTCCTCGAACGCCGCATCCATAATTTTGTCAATTACGGCGAAGGCTCCTGGCACGTTGCCCAGCGTGACCTCATCTGGGTGAGGATCTCGAAAGAAGCCGTGGCAAAAGGGGTGAAGATCGAGCACATCGGCAAGCTGCTTGCAAGTAAGTTCCGGATGGACTTCCCCCAGCTGCTCGATGCGGTAGCCGTGACACTGATCACGGACCCGGCAAAGGTTGTTGAGGCAAAAAAAGAGGCGGAGCGGGTGTACGATGAGCGCGATGCCCGGATCAAGGGCATGCGCGATTCAGATGTGAATACGTATTATTCCTGCACGCTCTGCCAGACGTTCGCCCCAAACCATGTCTGTGTCATCACTCCCGAACGGCTCGCCCTCTGCGGCGCCATCAGCTGGCTTGACGGAAAGATTGCGTACGAGATGTCTCCGTCGGGGGCCAACCAGCCCATCGAGAAAGGGGCCGTTATCAACGAGCTGACCGGAGAATTCGAGGGCGTGAACCGGTTTGTCAAGAAGGCAAGCCATGGGGAGATCGAGCGGTGCTCGCTGTACAGCGTGATGGAATACCCGATGACCTGCTGCGGCTGTTTCGAGGCAATTGCCCTGATGCTGCCGGAAGTGAACGGGATCATGGTTGTGAACCGGGAATACAAGGGCATGACTCCCTCTGGGATGACGTTCTCCACGCTTGCAGGCACTATCGGCGGGGGAGCACAGACACCGGGGTTTGCCGGCATCTCCAAGAACTATGTCCTCTCGGACCGTTTCCTCCAGGGCGAGGGAGGGATCGAGCGGCTTGTCTGGATGCCGG includes these proteins:
- the acsB gene encoding acetyl-CoA decarbonylase/synthase complex subunit alpha/beta; translation: MTDVESAKKHGEEALKTRIASIQKPFSYEETAYHLPISYALTGVAVHDRAAAEDVLKKTANNPIVASECLLAEQTAVQGKEPAPYTGFISDTVIRKLGYSLVDGSILGLALIVGTPKGEGSAAAICRELQEKYMLTFLAGNVVPSLSGAGVKVGLDYRLIPLGSSPFYGIHFVDIVARVAMMFGGVTPGDMHRLLAYAAERAKAIVIVFPGLTDEEIALVDGMRVLGFPILSLGGYENATWVPATPGDVVRQGMELKGIKVNVTAIPIPMSCSPAFEGKSIRKEEMYVEFGGGRSTAFELLRMREPSEIEDGKVTVIGPEIDAMKEGSANPLGIIIEVAGKAMKKDYEPVLERRIHNFVNYGEGSWHVAQRDLIWVRISKEAVAKGVKIEHIGKLLASKFRMDFPQLLDAVAVTLITDPAKVVEAKKEAERVYDERDARIKGMRDSDVNTYYSCTLCQTFAPNHVCVITPERLALCGAISWLDGKIAYEMSPSGANQPIEKGAVINELTGEFEGVNRFVKKASHGEIERCSLYSVMEYPMTCCGCFEAIALMLPEVNGIMVVNREYKGMTPSGMTFSTLAGTIGGGAQTPGFAGISKNYVLSDRFLQGEGGIERLVWMPAALKEELKERLEKKLAERGLTGFLDKVADETTAETIEALMEFLERVGHPALTMKPLV